In the Salvia splendens isolate huo1 chromosome 16, SspV2, whole genome shotgun sequence genome, GGTACAAAATGCCTGTAATAGCAGAATAAATACCTCATTTTTCTCTGAAATTCTAAGTGCCtttgcttttttatttatttatttctcgttCAACTTACCATTTGCTTGGGTATTATACCTCACTCATATACAATATATTTTAAATCATACAATAGTAGCTACAAAAATATTGCTAGGATAAATAACTACATAATAAGGGAGTCATGTGACCTAAAATGTATACTAATATCATATTTTATCTTATCTCATATTCCCTATCAAACGACCCTTAGTGATGGGTTCACCTAAGATTTCATGACTAGTTATGGTCTTTGGCTTACGACATCCAAAATACTACTACACTTTACAAgtctaaaaagagaaatgtaaGAGtgcatttattatcattttacgtAAAGAAAAGAGAGTGGGCCTATGAATAGAAAAGGAGAATGGGCTATGCCCCACTTTGGGCTACTTTTAAGGCTTTGAAATGGTCCAATTTCAGTAACTAATGGAACAGCCTTATTAAAAATACCGGACCTAATTACTCTTTAATGGGCCAAGCTATTAAATATTGTAGCCCACCTATCCAAACAGCTGATATGACCTACGGAAATGGAgtagaaaatataattaaattttggtcaataccattttatttgaaatctgaaaattaaatcacaaaaaatgaaagttttgcAATTATCTCATCTGCCTTTTTTTTCCGGCAATTTATATGATGATATGTCAACTGACCTTTTTTTATGGCAAAATGTTACAATTATCTGACCAATCTATTACCAGCGGTGTTCCTCCGCCGGCAAAACTATTCATGAGCAAAATATTACCAGCGGTGTTCCTCTGCTGGTAATAGATTGGTCAGATAATTGTAACATTTTAGTGAATTTTACCAGCGGTTTTCCTCCACCGGCAAAACTATTCATGAGCGAAATATTTCAGGCATTACAAATCCGCCGATAGTCAATTTTAATGGTGGATTTTgggtattaattaattaactacagaGTTTTCTGTTGATAGAATGAGAATTTGTTCTAGCGAAGTTAATATTTGAGCGATCATACACCAATTTAGTCTCTGATATTTTAGGgtcaatttaatttcatttatttcaaGTAAATTAATACTACTTCTTATTGTATAATGTACCATAATTTATAATTCATTTAAAAGGATAAGAAAGGGAAAGAAAATGGCGGACTTATTTTTTACTGAAAATAAGGAGGGCTGCTTACATAGGATTTTAATAGGACTTGAGAAGAATAATGACTTAATGATTATCATCGACAACAATTAATTGTGGGCACGTTCCTTctattaaatactaataattctGTACTTAGAGAATCAACCTCGAAAACACATGCTCATAATTACTTTTTAGAATCTCATTATAATTCACTCAAATTAACActtaattagtactccctccgtcccaagttacttgagttaGTATTATCTTTTGTGTTgtctcaagttacttgagtcatttctctttttgactaaaaacaaaGCATCTAATCACACcaactttattctttcttttactttactttctcacatctctcatactttattctctcttccactttattttactttatataaCTTAATtgaacacaattttcttaaatctcgtgccgaaaagaaacctctcaagtaacgtgggacggagggagtatcattttttcattttgatcgaGCTTATTgctaaaatatttttatcaaaGATTCGTTGACATAGACTCAAATCCATCGTCTGCAGCAGCCATTAGAATGTAAAACcttttagttaattattttttatttgtatatttcaaTTGTTAATTACCCGATCATGTTTCATGTGCTGGTCACGATAATATGTCTTcattacaaatataaaaaataaataaaacatgctTTTGCTCTAGGCCATATATATGTACTTCCTAGCTAGGTTTATTGAGATAGTTATTTTATCTCTAAAATTGTGACGAGTAATAAAATAGCCCTACAAATATCAAAAGTGCTTCAACAAAATTTTGTCAAGAAGTAAAGATAAAATAATCTACAAGATTATGTGGTTTTAAAACTTAAACTCTATAACCATAGCTTATATGCCAAATGAGTTATcctacatatatacataaaaacactggttaattttaaaaaaaaaagaacttttGAATTATGATCATTCACTATCCCTATATATGTGTATGCATAGAGTGGTGTCGAATCAAAAGacaaatataatgaaaattgGATTCATGTAACACTGGAAAAATGGaagtaaaaaaaagtaaaaaataaaaataaaaaataacactgGAAAATGCCaatcatatttaattaaattaactttttttacCACATactcaaaatataaaattcaagCTGCCCTTTTGTATTACAGAGTTTTCGCAATATTGAAGTTTTATTAAATAAAGCGATAAAATATTTCCTGGCATTATCTGTTTCAcacttatttataaaaaattacgagcaatatgaaaaaatataaaaaatttcatcAACTCTAAcgaaccctaatttttatttctgGTGCGAATGCAGAGTGCATGTGGCCACTTGAGCAGCTTAACTTCagcaatttaatttttatttacttatttatttccACTAGATTTAATTTCAGAATCGCATCTCAAAAATTGATATAATACAAAACTCAAAAGTCTTCCAGCCATTTTCTATTGATTGTGCACATGATCCCATATTGATCCTCCTTTTTCtaacattatttaattttctgttcaacaattattaaaattataaatatcctCAAGATTCGTAGCTTCCACGAATTTCAGTTGTTAGGATATAGGTACTTCATAGGATACCTAATCCTTATATTGTAAAAAGCCGACAAATGTTGAAAGAGCACCGTAAGATATAGCATGATGATACTTTAGAGCATCCCCAACAGTGATTGCTGGGagggacggcgtccgtgccgacggcacgacaGCGCCTTGTCCGCCGCTGCACTCTTGCCGATGGCACGACGCTGCTTGatacatcgagcacgtccgtgccactGAGCAGGACGACGTGGCAGCACACAATTGGCCAACGGCTTAGTTGTTGGcagttttcattttaaaaaaaatgaattttaatttaaaaatcgttttgaaaaaaaaaattcccacttcccaataaattatatctgttttctcaccacttttaatttatttttcaatttttccccccaaaattcacatttttaatctataaataccccatttcaacacaaaattttttacaccacactatacaattctcatctaaattctctcatcaatttgtaggattttaaggattttaattatgtaatttttattttttagaattttaagtatgtaatctttattttttaggatttaagtatgtaatttttatttttttaaaatttgtaatagtagttcgagtatttttaatgtatttttatattgtagaaatagttttagtaattgaagtatttaaattaaataatggaatggtaggacccttgagcatgtccttgcggaagagcatgtatgtgggtattgtgctcttggggaagaacagaaagtaaaaaattaataaatatgggGTCGGaaccacatccatgctctttggcaagagcatgaaTGGAGATGTTCTTAGATGAATACTATCTGCTATATATCCTATCCATTCTCGTTTTGTCAAATTGTTTGGATTTTGGAGTTCGTTTGATACTGAACAAGAAATACCAAGATACTAAACTCAAGATAAGAAACACGGATCAGAGTCCAGTCAACGAACAAGATATGATTTTTAAGTCCCTTGATAAGTTATTCGTAATTTTTTTGGGACGATCTAAGGTAAATTAGACATTTATTTCTTTGTTGGTAAAGGACAATACTTTTAATCTTTATTACATTATTATCTCTATTTAACTAATTACACACTACATTTTTAAATCTCGTGCTGAAAACAAATGTCTCATTATCAAGGGACGTAATTGGTATTTTAAGCTAGTTATTGTCGGAAGAAGAACAACACTAAATCATCAAATCCCGTAAATCTAAGAACATACGAGATGATCAAAATCTTTATCACTGTCAATTCGAAGAGTAATAAtggattcacaaattaaacacaaaatttCTAAGGATAAACTAAATAGTGAGTTAGAAAGAACGAACTATGGGCAGACTTagattataattataaacttGAATATGACATCAAATATGttattctactttattcttcatttaatGGATAAAATAACACGGTATCAAATCTTATGCTGAAAATCATACGCCTTACTTTAACAAGACAGATAGAATATTAAACACTCTACAAGTACTACCCATGAAATAAACAATGCATTTCCTAGAGTAAGAAAGTACTACCTACCAATCAAAACTATTCATTAATTTCTGTTTATTCTTATGAAATCCCTATTTTTCACCACTATATTAAATGGAATTCGAAACTCGGAAAATTCAATCCTCGACGATGGATGAGTGAGAAaagccaaaaaaagaaaaagaaaaaagaaaaggtagATGATGTATACAAGGCTGGATATTACGTCATTATCACTGATACCCCCCTTGGAATGAGGGCTCCATTTCGAGAAAAAATCCAATCACTGCCCATCCATCCAATCCTGACCATTTTTCGTACCTTTACTGAAACCTGCCTCtcaattatttcttttattttttctataaatatcccTTTTAATTTCCAATCTACCATACAGATTAAATTTACAAAGTTTAGTACACGTGATAAATTTCCAATTAATTACTGTATTTGTTTTACTAGTGAAATCAAGATGGATACTTACAAGTTAATTAAGCTTTGTGATGGTTGCTATCCAGTTTTGAttttcatatactccctccgtcccaagctactcgcacttatttcctttttgggcgtcccaagttacttgcactctttccatttttagtaaaaattttcacctacagccgtcatttttgactttcctatacactcattccttaatctctgtgccgaaaaggaaaggagcgagtagcccgggacggagggagtataatgttCATAGCTTCGTATTTTAGTCCAAAAAATCTACAAACAATATAAGCTTCAAAGTGATGAATTAGAGTGGGAATGCTTgcaaaccgagagagagagagagagatttgattAGGTAATATTTTGTTTGACAAATTTGCAATTTGTATTGAATTGGAAGTGGATTTTATGAATGACAGAGATGAATCAATGTTATATATGAAGCTTTGCTGTCAGCATAAGCAAGAAAAGGATTTATGCAATGTCTCCTTCACGAGAATTAACATTTTTCTAACCTTCTTtgttttcttcctcttcttatCTGTTTGTCATCTTCCTCCCCTCGAAACCAGTGCttgattctctctctctctctctcaaataaAACGAATCTATCACACTTTCAAAAACTTAATCGctcaaaaaatgaataataataataaaactatatcAAGAACATTTACTCATAAATTCGACCCGAAAAGTGTCGCAACCGTGCGATATTAACTTTTACTAATAATTTgtacaacaaattaaaacaaagatatttggaagaaaaaaaaaatcgatgaTCATCTCAACAAAATATTCAAACTTGGCCAATTAATTCCTTCATCTCCATAGGCCAATTCAAACCAAGGGTGCAGATTTAATCAAATCATTTtcaagatttaattaattacattaaaCTGGTGTTGCTCTATCCATGGCCAAAATCCGGGTTGATCATCCATCCCAACAAACATATTACACAACCCCTCTTCCTTAACCGCGTGCTGCATTTCCGGCCTCGACGCGGCCGGGGGAAAGAGCTGCCTCCCCCCTAAGATCGGGCTCTCGATCTTCCTCTCTGAGCTGTTCTCGCTCCGGTTGCTGTACGAGCCCTCCGTTTCCTTGTTCAGATTGATGGATTCCGTCGCCTCCCTCTTCTTTAAGGCCACTATCTGCACACCCGAACTCACATTAGTAAGATATTACCTGAATAATTTAAGGAGTTGCACTTATGTATTATTTGCAAATTTTTAATTCTCAACAAGACCAAAATTGAATACTTAAAattaatgaaacaaaaaaaataaagaatttacCTGAGCATGAAGCTTGTGATTGTGCGTGTGTAGGGCTTCATTCTCAGCTTTAATTGCTTCAAATTGTCTTTTCAAAATCTCGTAATCTTTTTCCAATTGCTTTGTTTTCCATCTGGCTCTCCTGTTCTGGAACCAGATGGCGATCTGGCGCGGCTGGAGCCCGAGGGCTCGAGCCAGCTGCACTTTGCGTTCAGGCTCGAGCTTGTTCCCGAGCTCGAAATTCTTCTCTAGGGTTTTCACCTGCTCCATGTTCAGCCGCCGCTTCTTCTCCCCCATCTGCGACCCATCGTCGGAGAACTCATCCTCTCCGACGTTGTTGTCGCTCGAAAACGCCATCGTTTGAGGCCTCTTCGCTAGCAGTGAACCCACTCCTGCAACGTTACATTTTCCCCTCTTTATACACGTATCAATTTTGTGGAAAAGTTAAAGAAAAAAtgctaaatttttttcttttccctttccTAAAGTAGGAATACAAATTTTCAATATTCCTCGATTGTTTCGAAAGTTGTCAAAAGTCCTTAGTCGGTGTTGTTAGAAGTGTCAAGATCCTAGAGCTCAAAGATGATGAAGTTGGTGATAATGTTAAAGATCAAGAAAGCAGAGCTGACGTGCATGGAGGACGTGGCAGTCGTGACATGGACTCATGCACACTTGGAAAAGAGAGTGCACGAGCTGAAGCTTGTTGTGTGAGCACTAGATCATTGCCATCTCAGCCAGCTGGATCCTGTACGTTCAAGGAAGCATTAATGAAAGGATTAGTGTGTACAAGAGTTTGTTAGTTTTGATGTTTGTTTGTGTAACTGAATAGAGGTCTAGATGGTTCGATTGAGTAGTATAAAAAACCGAATCTGTAATCTCAATCAGTGTGGAATGAAACAGTGTTCTTGAGCTCAAATTACAAACTTTCTATTTTCAGCTACAATGCATCTTTACTTTACAAATATTGATCTTGGTCTCTTCCtttatggtatcagagcaagaTCTTCTTGATCTTGTCTCTTGTTAtccctttttcttcttttgtttgttttcaagGAATGGCAAGCTCCAACTCATCTTCTGGAGGGGTTACTCTGAGTCAAGGAACTCAACCCTCTTATGCGCAATTGCCACCAATCTCTGTAAAACTTACAGATACAAATTTCTTGATGTGGCAGCAGCAAGTGGATGTCACGGCCTACGGCTATGGGCTTGAAGGCTATCTGAATGGTGAGAAACAGCCACCACCTAAAACAATCTTTGTAGCGGAAGGAGAAGGAGGATCCATCACTCCAAATGAAGATTTTATATCCTGGCAAAGGCAGGACAGAAGGTTGGCAGCTTGGCTTCTCTCTTCACTGTCAGAAGGAGCTCTTGGTTTAGTCGTGGGATTGAGGTCTGCAAGGGACATCTGGAGTGCCCTTGAGACAAACTACGCTAGTAGATCAACTGCCAAGATAATGCAGTATAGGCAAATGCTGCAAAATCAGAGAAAAGATTCACTCTCCATGAGTGAATACATTGGAAAAATGAAGAATTATATTGATCTTCTGGGATCAGTGGGGTGTAGAATATCTGAAGATGAGCAGATTATGCACATCCTTGGTGGTCTTGGTCAAGAATATGACCCTGCAGTGTGTGCTATAAGCTCCAGATCAGACTCTTGGAGTATAGGAGATGCCACTGCCTTCCTCCTCACTTTTGAGTCCAGAATGGAGAATACAAGGTCCTTCTCATCTAGCACAGAGGGCTCACAGCCTGTGCTTA is a window encoding:
- the LOC121770957 gene encoding homeobox-leucine zipper protein ATHB-13-like, which translates into the protein MAFSSDNNVGEDEFSDDGSQMGEKKRRLNMEQVKTLEKNFELGNKLEPERKVQLARALGLQPRQIAIWFQNRRARWKTKQLEKDYEILKRQFEAIKAENEALHTHNHKLHAQIVALKKREATESINLNKETEGSYSNRSENSSERKIESPILGGRQLFPPAASRPEMQHAVKEEGLCNMFVGMDDQPGFWPWIEQHQFNVIN